CGCCTGCCCGGCGACGAGCGCTTCGGCGACCCGCTCTCGACCGCCGGCCGCGCGCCCGCGGAGGTCGTCGCGCGCGAGGTCCAGGCCTTCGAGCCCGGCCGGCCCAGCGCCGTCCACGGCCTCGGCCTCGGCGCGCTGCAGGTCTGGCAGGCGCTCGCGGAGGCGTCGGGCCGCGGGCGCGGGGACCGGCCGATCGCGCTGCTGCTGACCGACCTCGTGCGCTTCTCGTCCTTCGCCCTGGAGGCGGGCGACACCGCGACGCTCTCGCTCCTGCGCGACGCCGGCGGCGCGCTCGAGGGCGCGGTGAAGACCCACCGGGGGACGATCGTCAAGCGCCTGGGCGACGGGCTCATGGCGAGCTTCGCCCACCCACAGCAGGCGGTGGAGGCGGCCCTGGACGGGCTCGACGCCATCGCCGCCCTGGAGGTCGACGGCTACGACCCGCAGATGCGCGCGGGCGTCCACTGGGGCCGGCCCCGGCGGCTGGGCGGTGACCTCTTCGGCGTCGACGTGAACGTCGCGGCGCGCATCGGCGAGGCGGCGGGGGCGCAGGAGCTGCTGGTCAGCGAGGCCGCGCTGGCGCTCGTCGACGTGGACGCGCTCGACCTCGGCCGCTCCAAGCGCCTCAAGGCCGACGGCGCGCCGAAGGACCTGCGCGTGCGGCGGGTGCGCCGCGCCGCGGGCCCCTGATGCGCACGCTCGTCGTGTCCGACCTGCACCTCGGGTCGGTCGCCCAGCGCGACGTGCTGCGCCGCCCGATCGCCCGGGCCCGGCTGCTCGAGGAGGTCGCCCGGGCCGACCGCGTCGTCCTGCTCGGCGACACCGTCGAGCTGCTGGAGGGACGCCCCCGCCAGGCGCTCGAGGCCGCGCTGCCGGTGCTGCGCGAGCTGGGCGACACGCTCGGGCCGGGCGGCGAGCTCGTCCTCGTGCCGGGCAACCACGACCACGCGCTCATCGCGCCGTGGCTGCGCCGCCGGCGGATCACCGCCAAGCAGCTCGCCCTGACCGACCGCGTCCCGCGCAAGGCGACCCCCGCGCTCCAGCAGGTGGTCCGGGCGCTGTGCACCGGCGGCGGACGGGTGTCCGTGCGCTACCCGGGCCTGTGGCTCGACCGCTGGCGCACCGTCCTCGCCACCCACGGGCACTACCTCGACTGCCTGCTCGTGCGCGGCCTGCCGGGCCAGCCGCCCCAGCAGGGCGCGACGCCCGAGGACTTCGAGCGCGCCCCCGGCCCGAGCGCCGAGTCGGTCCTGCGCGTGCTCGGCGGCCAGCTGCCGCCGGCGTTGCGCTTCGGCGTGGACTCCGCCGCGGGGGTCGTGCGCCGGGCGACGCTCGCGACCCTGCCGCTCGTCATGCGCCTGCCCGCGGTCGACGTCCTCAGCCCGCTGCGCGGCTCGGGCGTCCTGGGCCACCGGCTCGGCACCGCGGGCATCGCCGCGATGGGCGACGCGGTCGGGCGGCTGGGCATCGAGGCCAAGCACGTGGTCTTCGGCCACATCCACCGCGCCGGGCCCCTGCCCGGCGACGAGGACGACCTCTTCGCCGCGCCCTCGGGCCCACGGCTGTGGAACACGGGCTCGTGGGTGCTCGACCCGCTGCTGCTCGGCGGCCCGCGCCGGCCGCACCCCTACTGGCCGGGCGGCGGCATCCTCCTCGAGGACGGCCGCGTGCCGCGGCCCGTGCGCTTCCTCGACGACCTGCGCCCACGGGACCTCGCACCGACCGGGGCTGCTAGTCCGTAGGGGCCCGTGACGCCCCGACTGCGCCTCCTGTCCCTGGTCGCCGTCGTCCTCGTCGCCGCCGCCGGGCTCATCGCCCTGGCCGCGGGCGGCGCGGACGACGACGGACCCCGCCCGCTCGAGCCCGGCCGGGGCGCGACGGCGTCGTCCTCCGACCCGCTGGCCTACCGCTCCGAGCGGCGCGCCGACGTCGAGCAGCGCGCGGCCGCCGGGCTCGCCCACGTCCTCTACGCCAAGTCGCCGGGTGGCGCGGTGGCGACCGCGGAGCGCGTCGACCGCTGGCGGCCGCTCGTCGAGGCGGCCGCCGAGCGCCACGACGTCGACCCGGACACGCTCGAGGCGATGGTCTTCCTCGAGAGCGCGGGGCGCGAGGACGCCACCGCCTCCGACGACCTCGAGGGCGCGGCCGGCCTCACGCAGATCCTCGCCGAGACCGCCACGAACCTCCTCGACCTCCGCGTCGACGTCGAAGCCAGCGAGCGCCTCACCCGCGGCATCCGCCGCGGTCGCAAGGTCGCCGAGCGCGTGGGCGAGCGCCGGCGCGTCGACGAGCGCTTCGACCCGGCCAAGGCGCTGGACGCCACCGGTCGCTACCTGCGCTTCGCCAAGGAGCAGCTCGGCCGCGACGACCTCGCGGTCCAGAGCTACCACATGGGCGTCGGGAACCTGCAGCGCGCGCTGAAGGCCTATGGGGACGACGACGTCCCCTACACCCAGCTGTTCTTCGACTCGACGCCGCTGCGCCACCGGGAGGCCTACGAGGTGCTCGCGGGGCTCGGCGACGACTCGCGCACGTACCTGTTTCGGGTGATGGCGGCCCGCGAGATGATGGGCACCTGGCGCCACGAGCCGGTCGAGCTCGCGACGCTCGCCGCCGCCCACGCGCGCAAGGCCTCGGCCGAGGAGGTCCTGCACCCGCCGGCCCTCACCCCGCCGTTCGCCTCGCCTGAGGCGCTCGACGCCGCCGCGCGCCAGGGCCAGCTGCGCGCGCTGGAGCCCGAGCTCCTGGCCGAGCACGGCCTGCGCGTCGACCCGCAGATGGGCGAGCTCTCGCGGCGGCCGTCGCGCTACCGGCGGCTGCGGCCCGAGGCGCTGGCCCTCGCGCTGTACCTCGGCCGCGGGGTGCAGGAGGTCAGCGGCACCAGCGACCCGCTGACGATCACCAGCGCGGTGCGCGACCTGCCCTACCAGGACCGGATCATCCGGTCGGGCAACCGCGAGGCCACGCGCGGCTTCTCGCTGCACACCACCGGCTGGGCGTTCGACGTCTCGCGCAACTACGCGTCGCGCAAGCAGGCGCTGGCCTTCCAGTTCTGGCTCGACCGGCTCCAGGCCCTGGACCTCATCGCGTGGGTGCGCGAGCCAGGGGCGATCCACATCACGGTGGCGCGCGGCGCGCGCCCGCTCGTCACCTCGGTGCTGGCTACGCCCCGAGCAGCTCCTTGACCGCGGCGGCGGTCGCCTCCGGCGTGATGCCCAGGCGCTCGAGCACCTCGGTGCCGGGCGCGCTGGCGCCGAAGCGGTCGATGGCCACGCTGCGGTCGACCCACCGCTCCCAGCCCATGGAGATGCCCGCCTCGACGCTGACCTTCGGCAGCGCCGGGGGCAGGACCTCGTCCTGGTAGGCGTCGTCCTGCTGGGCGAAGAGCTCCCAGGACGGCATG
The DNA window shown above is from Conexibacter sp. SYSU D00693 and carries:
- a CDS encoding adenylate/guanylate cyclase domain-containing protein — encoded protein: MADPRGDRGDEDDRDGDAQRRAAASRAARALEAARRAAGRADAHPFSVRVVEGLRRRLPGDERFGDPLSTAGRAPAEVVAREVQAFEPGRPSAVHGLGLGALQVWQALAEASGRGRGDRPIALLLTDLVRFSSFALEAGDTATLSLLRDAGGALEGAVKTHRGTIVKRLGDGLMASFAHPQQAVEAALDGLDAIAALEVDGYDPQMRAGVHWGRPRRLGGDLFGVDVNVAARIGEAAGAQELLVSEAALALVDVDALDLGRSKRLKADGAPKDLRVRRVRRAAGP
- a CDS encoding metallophosphoesterase, which translates into the protein MRTLVVSDLHLGSVAQRDVLRRPIARARLLEEVARADRVVLLGDTVELLEGRPRQALEAALPVLRELGDTLGPGGELVLVPGNHDHALIAPWLRRRRITAKQLALTDRVPRKATPALQQVVRALCTGGGRVSVRYPGLWLDRWRTVLATHGHYLDCLLVRGLPGQPPQQGATPEDFERAPGPSAESVLRVLGGQLPPALRFGVDSAAGVVRRATLATLPLVMRLPAVDVLSPLRGSGVLGHRLGTAGIAAMGDAVGRLGIEAKHVVFGHIHRAGPLPGDEDDLFAAPSGPRLWNTGSWVLDPLLLGGPRRPHPYWPGGGILLEDGRVPRPVRFLDDLRPRDLAPTGAASP
- a CDS encoding transglycosylase SLT domain-containing protein — translated: MTPRLRLLSLVAVVLVAAAGLIALAAGGADDDGPRPLEPGRGATASSSDPLAYRSERRADVEQRAAAGLAHVLYAKSPGGAVATAERVDRWRPLVEAAAERHDVDPDTLEAMVFLESAGREDATASDDLEGAAGLTQILAETATNLLDLRVDVEASERLTRGIRRGRKVAERVGERRRVDERFDPAKALDATGRYLRFAKEQLGRDDLAVQSYHMGVGNLQRALKAYGDDDVPYTQLFFDSTPLRHREAYEVLAGLGDDSRTYLFRVMAAREMMGTWRHEPVELATLAAAHARKASAEEVLHPPALTPPFASPEALDAAARQGQLRALEPELLAEHGLRVDPQMGELSRRPSRYRRLRPEALALALYLGRGVQEVSGTSDPLTITSAVRDLPYQDRIIRSGNREATRGFSLHTTGWAFDVSRNYASRKQALAFQFWLDRLQALDLIAWVREPGAIHITVARGARPLVTSVLATPRAAP